The following DNA comes from Coleofasciculus sp. FACHB-1120.
CGTGTCATGCCGAAGAACCCACTACTATTACTACAACAAGGAAAACCTTTGAGCCGCCGCAAACTGCTGGCACTCGGATTAGCAGGAGTCGGTGTGACTGGTGCAGCGTTAGCCGGAGGTAATGCTTTACGCTTGGCTTTACCCGGTCTCAATAAAAAACAAACGCAGCCCGTAAGAGTGCCACCAGTTGCGAGCGATATATCCGTCGATCCGAGTGGCGTCAACCCAATGACGGTGCTACGGGATTTTGATTATGGCACCATTAAGCAGGAAAATGGACGGAAAATCCGGGAATTTCGGATTGTTGCAGAGAATTCCATGCTACAGCTCAATAGTGCGGTTTCTTTTAACACCTGGACTTTCAACGAGCGCGTACCGGGGCCAACATTACGGGCAAAAGAAGGCGATCGCATTCGCGTTCTTTTCCTCAATCAAGGTGGACATTCCCACTCAATGCACTTTCATGGCTTCCACCGCTCTGAGATGGATGGAGTGCGTCCGGTGCGCCACGGAGCCGCGACAATTTATGAGTTTGATGCAGAACCGTTTGGCGTGCATCTGTACCACTGCCACACAGAGCCGGTGACGCGACATATTGGCAAAGGGCTGTACGGAATGTTTATCATTGACCCTCCAGAAAGCCGTCCACCTGCGGATGAAATGGTGCTGATGATGGCTGGGTATGACGTTGATGAGGATCGGAAAAATGAGCTGTATGCCTTTAATGGTCTGCCGGACTATTACATGATGCACCCGATCCAAATTTACCAAAATCAGCTGATTCGCCTATACGTTCTGAACATGATTGAGTTCGATGTAGCGGCGACGTTTCACCTGCACGCCAATATGTTTCAGGTGTATCGAACTGGACGAACTCTGACTCCTACAGAAGAAACAGATGTGATCACAATGGGTACCGCCGAACGGCATATCCTAGAATTTTCTTTCCGGTATCCGGGGAAATATATGTTTCATCCCCATCAAGACCAGATGGCAGAACACGGTTGTATGGGTCAGTTTGAAGTGATCGGCTCTGCTTAGTAGAACCTTTCGCAAAAAATAGTTGATATAGTTTTGCAACTACTAGATAATAAACCCCGGAATCTGAATTAAAAAAATGTCTCAAAACTCTTCAATGATGCCTTCTTTTTGGTCTTTATCTTTTACTGTCGCGATCGCTGGTTTAATCGCTCTCACTAGCTGTGGGAATGCTTCAACTACCAACAACACCGCGTCCCCAGCAGCGAGTCCCTCGACCGTAGCTTCCCCTACAAGTACCACAGAAACGGCTGCTCACAATCACAGTAGTGGGAAGCAAATCAACATTAACACGGCTATTCTCTCCGAATTAGACAAATTAGAAGCAAAATTAGGCATCCCAGCGCTGTCTAATAAAATTCAAGCAAGTCGTCCCTACGGTAGTCCTGAGGAATTAGTTACTAAAAAAGTAATTAGCCAGGAGCAATATGACCAAGTGAAAGACATGGTCACGATTCAGGATGTAGTGCTAACAGGGGAAGCCAAAGACGTTGATTATATGACCAAGTTGGGTTTGATGAAAGGTCATCTCTTGGTTGCCAGAGAACTGCTCGATCAACAAAAACCCGACCAAGCGGAACCTCACATTGGGCACCCGGTAGAAGAAATCTACGTGGATGTAGAAGACCAACTTAAAGAACGCAATGTCAAAGAATTTAAGACAACTTTGATTAGCCTGCAAGATTTAGTGAAGTCCAAACCCAAGGATGCCAGTGTGAAAACGAGTTTCACTCAATCCACAGAGGCTGTGGACGCGGCAATCCAGGCTTTACCTGAAACACAACGCCAGTCTCCAAAGTTTGTGCTACAGACGATCAACGGGTTGCTAGATGCGGCGAATGCAGAATATGGAGCCGCGATCGCTAACGGCAAAATCTCCGCCGCGATTGAATATCAAGACTCGCGGGGGTTTGTTAACTACGCCGACACTTTGTATAAAGGGATCGCCGATAAAATGGTTAAAGAAAATCCGGAAGCCCACAAAGCGATCGCAGACAGCATGACCCAATTGAAAACTGCTTGGCCCACCGCCATTCCCCCGGCGGCACCCGTCAAGACTCCGGAAGAGGTGAACCAGCTAATCAAGACCATTGAGAAGAACGCTCAAACTGCGATCGCAAAGAGTTAACCATCTACTACATCACCGAAAGCATGAAAGAGCTTGACCAAAAAAAGACCATTGACCTGCTAAACACCATCATGGAATTTGAGCTGGCAGGAGTGGTACGTTATACCCACTATTCCTTGATGGTAATTGGCCCCAATCGGATTCCGATTGTAGAGTTTTTCAAGTTGCAGGCAACCGAGTCTTTGACTCATGCCCAACAAGCAGGAGAAATTTTGACAGGTTTAGAGGGACATCCCAGTCTGCGGATTGCTCCCATAGAGGAAACCTATCAGCATTCGGTGCAGGACATCTTGCGGG
Coding sequences within:
- a CDS encoding multicopper oxidase domain-containing protein, whose product is MPKNPLLLLQQGKPLSRRKLLALGLAGVGVTGAALAGGNALRLALPGLNKKQTQPVRVPPVASDISVDPSGVNPMTVLRDFDYGTIKQENGRKIREFRIVAENSMLQLNSAVSFNTWTFNERVPGPTLRAKEGDRIRVLFLNQGGHSHSMHFHGFHRSEMDGVRPVRHGAATIYEFDAEPFGVHLYHCHTEPVTRHIGKGLYGMFIIDPPESRPPADEMVLMMAGYDVDEDRKNELYAFNGLPDYYMMHPIQIYQNQLIRLYVLNMIEFDVAATFHLHANMFQVYRTGRTLTPTEETDVITMGTAERHILEFSFRYPGKYMFHPHQDQMAEHGCMGQFEVIGSA
- a CDS encoding helix-hairpin-helix domain-containing protein; this encodes MPSFWSLSFTVAIAGLIALTSCGNASTTNNTASPAASPSTVASPTSTTETAAHNHSSGKQININTAILSELDKLEAKLGIPALSNKIQASRPYGSPEELVTKKVISQEQYDQVKDMVTIQDVVLTGEAKDVDYMTKLGLMKGHLLVARELLDQQKPDQAEPHIGHPVEEIYVDVEDQLKERNVKEFKTTLISLQDLVKSKPKDASVKTSFTQSTEAVDAAIQALPETQRQSPKFVLQTINGLLDAANAEYGAAIANGKISAAIEYQDSRGFVNYADTLYKGIADKMVKENPEAHKAIADSMTQLKTAWPTAIPPAAPVKTPEEVNQLIKTIEKNAQTAIAKS
- a CDS encoding ferritin-like domain-containing protein, whose translation is MKELDQKKTIDLLNTIMEFELAGVVRYTHYSLMVIGPNRIPIVEFFKLQATESLTHAQQAGEILTGLEGHPSLRIAPIEETYQHSVQDILRESFNHEKKALDLYKTLLETVADASIYLEEFARTMIGTEEMHTIEIKKMLRDFS